A stretch of the Massilia sp. W12 genome encodes the following:
- a CDS encoding DUF2288 domain-containing protein translates to MHDYKIDPAQALKARLNQETARLPFAELLRYYAAGSVIKVANQLDLVDVAVQFALDKKEQVAAWMQAGQVQRASDADGARWQAQDAALWAVVVSPWVLVQEEKPAHLGHTLQ, encoded by the coding sequence ATGCATGATTATAAAATTGACCCCGCCCAGGCGCTTAAAGCACGCCTGAATCAAGAGACAGCGCGTCTCCCCTTTGCCGAGTTATTGCGCTATTACGCCGCCGGCAGTGTGATCAAAGTCGCCAATCAGCTTGATTTGGTGGATGTTGCGGTCCAGTTTGCGCTGGATAAAAAAGAACAGGTCGCCGCCTGGATGCAAGCCGGGCAAGTGCAACGCGCCAGCGATGCGGACGGCGCGCGCTGGCAAGCGCAGGATGCCGCATTATGGGCGGTGGTGGTGTCGCCCTGGGTTTTGGTGCAGGAAGAAAAGCCGGCGCATCTCGGCCATACCTTGCAATGA